From Homalodisca vitripennis isolate AUS2020 chromosome 1, UT_GWSS_2.1, whole genome shotgun sequence, the proteins below share one genomic window:
- the LOC124357710 gene encoding dolichol-phosphate mannosyltransferase subunit 3, whose translation MTKLLQWLLGGLLCLAVWLSLLTNIFESEFIQNWMHIILILPVIVVGVFGIYAAFVVLWRVYTFNDCEDAAKELQQQILEAKDDLRKKGFVFETTDKKSD comes from the exons atgacaaaattattgcAGTGGTTACTTGGTGGACTTTTGTGTCTGGCTGTGTGGTTATCattacttacaaatatatttgaatcCGAATTCATACAAAATTGGATGCATATCATTCTCATCTTACCAGTCATTGTAGTTGGAGTGTTCGGG ATCTATGCCGCTTTTGTTGTGCTATGGCGGGTGTACACATTCAATGACTGTGAAGATGCAGCAAAAGAATTGCAACAG CAAATACTGGAGGCTAAAGATGACCTgagaaaaaaaggttttgtatttGAAACAACTGATAAAAAAAGTGATTAA
- the LOC124357721 gene encoding mesencephalic astrocyte-derived neurotrophic factor homolog, with protein sequence MTTFRHFWLLVIYALCYFVSCTNSLKREDCEVCINVVERFTSSLTDDIKSSQKSIEDEFRKFCKTVKDDKEDRFCYYIGGKEDSATGILGDLSWPVKASMPPDVICSKLSKKDSQLCALRYEKEIDLNQVDLKKLKVRDLKNILNKWNENCDGCLEKTDYIKRIEELKVIHTKTEL encoded by the exons ATGACAACTTTTAGGCATTTCTGGTTATTAGTTATTTATGCATTGTGTTACTTTGTTTCATGCACAAATTCTTTAAAACGAGAAGATTGTGAAG TTTGTATAAATGTTGTGGAACGATTTACCAGCTCACTGACTGATGATATAAAATCAAGTCAGAAATCTATTGAAGATGAGTTTAGGAAgttttgtaaaactgtaaaagATGACAAAGAAGACAGATTT tgcTATTATATCGGTGGCAAAGAAGATTCAGCAACAGGCATTCTTGGAGATTTATCCTGGCCAGTGAAAGCATCCATGCCACCAGATGTTATCTGCTCTAAGTTGAGCAAGAAAGACTCCCAGCTTTGTGCTTTACGCTACG aaaaggaGATTGATCTGAATCAAGTGGACTTAAAGAAACTAAAAGTTCGTGACTTGAAGAACATCCTTAACAAATGGAACGAAAACTGTGATGGGTGTTTAGAGAAAACAGACTATATAAAACGTATAGAAGAATTGAAAGTAATTCACACAAAAACAGAGTTGTAA